The window TTGCGATTTAATACCTTGGTTGAATTCATTCAATTTGAAGTTCATTTTCCATTTCCTATCGCGAAGGTTAAATTTTTAGATCCAAGGACTGCGGGTGAGTGGACCGTGCGCTTAGACAATCCCAATAAATTGATCGTGAACCTTCCATTACATTCTGTTTGGGCAGGTGAACACACTTTGACTGTCGTACAAATTTATCCTGAATGAAATTTTAAGGTTTATGAAAGTATTCTGAATTCAGCTTTTGAATGATTGCTTTTAATACCTTTCTTCGCTCTTCTTGGTTGGGGAGTCGTTCTTTTAGGTTTCTCCTCATCATAAAGAGAGTCTCGAGTAGCTCGTGGTCTTCTTCCGGTAGAACCTCTTCGAATAATTTTCGTAAGGTGGCAGAAACTCCGGCAAACATCCCGTCTGTGGATATGGCAAACTGAATGGGTCCCACTGTGACGGTTGAGGAAGAATAAAAATCACAGTTTTTGGGATCGTCCACTGAGTTCACCCAAATCCCCTTCGCTTTGGCCAGGGCTCGAAACTCTTTGTTGGTATTTGGATCACTGGTTGCTAAAAAAATAATATCCCGATGGTTGAGATCTTCTTCTGTGACAGCCCTTGTTTCTACTTTGATTTGAGGGTATTTTTCTAGGAAAGCTTTGACCTCATCACTATAAGTGATGGAGATGAGGTGAAGGTTTGCTGCCGTATGTTCAAGGCCCATCAATTTTTCTAAACAAGCATTACCACCACCAACAACGAGGATGTTCCTTCCTTCCAAATTGAGAAAGATTGGATATTTTTTGACTGTCATAAGGATTCCAAAAAAGAGGAAGCGGAGTGGATCACGTTTTGAATGGTTTTTGTATTTTCCAAAAGGGGACGAAGTGCTTCTCCCACATACAAAATCCCTGGACCTTTTGTTTGTTTTCCCATTCCCTCTAACATCGTATTGGCGAGAGTGGAGACTGTATATGTGGCATTGGGATTTCCGGCATTTTCTAAAAGGACAATGGGGGTAGTTGGGAGGACACCTTTTTGGATGAGTCTTTCGGAAAGTTCCTTGGTTTTTTGGCTTCCCATTAGGATCGCAATGGTCCCTGGAAAATTTTCCATTCCCATCCAACTGCGTTCATCTTCCAAAATGGTATGCCCATCCAGGATGATGATTTGGCGAGAAAGTCCGCGCACGGTAAGCGAGAGACCAAGGTCTGCAGCACCTGCTGTCACGGAGCTTACTCCTGGTATCACTTCATAAGGAATCCCAGCGGCTTCTAAGCTTTGGATTTCTTCTGACAAACGACCAAAGATCGAAGCGTCACCACCTTTGAGGCGGACCACTTTTTTTCCCTGATGGGCAAACTCGACGAGGAGAGCATTGATTTCTGTTTGGGTGCGGTAGTGTTCTTTGGCTCGTTTGCCCACGTAAAGGATTTGGGCAGACTCAGGGAAGATCTCTAAAAAACTGGGATCGAGTAAGGCGTCATACAGAATCACCTCTGCTCTTTCAATGCGAGATTTTCCACGGAGGGTCAGTAGGTCAACGGGGCCTGGACCACCGCTCACGAAACTCACAAAACCCTGTTCTGTCTTATTGGAGGACATATCTGTTATACCTTGCAATCCTGCTAGAAATAGTCAAGTGATTGGCCAATAATTTCTACAAAATCTCCATTTTTTTGGTTTACTCGTCTCGAACCCCAGGAAAAGATTCAATTTATAAGACTTTTTGGATGTTTTACTGGAATCCAACACAAGCATAGGTTTTTATGTTATCCGATGAGAAACGCAATCGATTTTTACAATTACTGAAAGAATCCACAAAAGATGAATGGGTGTGGATGTCGGGTTACCTATCAGCGCTCACCCAAGCAAGCATTGGGGGGAGTGTGGATGTTTCCTTGAATGCCCCGGTGAGTATTTCCTCAAATGACCCTTCACATGGGAATTTGAAAGCCGCGCCCATCCAGTGCACTGTTGTGTATGGAACAGAAACTGGGAATTCGAAAAAACTGGCTACAGAACTTGTCAAAAAACTAAAAGAACTCGGTGTCCAAGCAAAACTAAAAAGTACTGACACGTATAAGGCAAAAGACCTAAAAGAAGAAGAGTATTTGTTTGTGATCGTATCCACACATGGGGACGGCGAACCGCCTCAAGCCGCAAAACCCTTCATTCAAATTTTATCAGATGCAAAAGATTCTTTGTCAAAAATGAAGTTCGCCGTGCTTGGATTAGGTGATACTAGTTACCCACTGTTTTGCCAAACAGGAATTGATGTGGATTCAATGTTGGAAAAATTAGGGGCTGAACGTATCCACGATCTTGGAAAATGTGACGTAGATTTTGAACTGGTATCAAAACCATGGATAACAGATCTCATTTCTAAACTCAATGCTATATCCAAAACGGCAACCACACAAGTCTCTAAACAAACTCAAACGACAGCGTCCAAACCTAATTCAGGTGGAAAAGTAGTATATGAAGGTACAATTGTCACAAATCTTGTGTTAAACGATATTGGGGCAACAAAATCCACTCGTCATATTGAAATCAAAAGCTCTCTTCCTGTTGATTATTTACCAGGTGATAGCGCTGGATTTTTAGCATACAACCGCGAAGATGAAGTGAATCGAATTTTGGGATTATTACAAACAGACAGAGAAACAAGGGTCACCTACAAAGGGGAAACTTGGATGTTGTACGATTTACTTCGCAAAAAAGTATCCATTCGTTTTTTACCTGACCGAGTGATCCAAAAGTATGTATCACTTTCTAAAAAAGAAATTCCTTCTGGTAAATTGGATTTAGATGTATTAT of the Leptospira biflexa serovar Patoc strain 'Patoc 1 (Paris)' genome contains:
- a CDS encoding precorrin-2 dehydrogenase/sirohydrochlorin ferrochelatase family protein; translated protein: MTVKKYPIFLNLEGRNILVVGGGNACLEKLMGLEHTAANLHLISITYSDEVKAFLEKYPQIKVETRAVTEEDLNHRDIIFLATSDPNTNKEFRALAKAKGIWVNSVDDPKNCDFYSSSTVTVGPIQFAISTDGMFAGVSATLRKLFEEVLPEEDHELLETLFMMRRNLKERLPNQEERRKVLKAIIQKLNSEYFHKP
- the cobA gene encoding uroporphyrinogen-III C-methyltransferase; this encodes MSSNKTEQGFVSFVSGGPGPVDLLTLRGKSRIERAEVILYDALLDPSFLEIFPESAQILYVGKRAKEHYRTQTEINALLVEFAHQGKKVVRLKGGDASIFGRLSEEIQSLEAAGIPYEVIPGVSSVTAGAADLGLSLTVRGLSRQIIILDGHTILEDERSWMGMENFPGTIAILMGSQKTKELSERLIQKGVLPTTPIVLLENAGNPNATYTVSTLANTMLEGMGKQTKGPGILYVGEALRPLLENTKTIQNVIHSASSFLESL
- a CDS encoding diflavin oxidoreductase; the protein is MLSDEKRNRFLQLLKESTKDEWVWMSGYLSALTQASIGGSVDVSLNAPVSISSNDPSHGNLKAAPIQCTVVYGTETGNSKKLATELVKKLKELGVQAKLKSTDTYKAKDLKEEEYLFVIVSTHGDGEPPQAAKPFIQILSDAKDSLSKMKFAVLGLGDTSYPLFCQTGIDVDSMLEKLGAERIHDLGKCDVDFELVSKPWITDLISKLNAISKTATTQVSKQTQTTASKPNSGGKVVYEGTIVTNLVLNDIGATKSTRHIEIKSSLPVDYLPGDSAGFLAYNREDEVNRILGLLQTDRETRVTYKGETWMLYDLLRKKVSIRFLPDRVIQKYVSLSKKEIPSGKLDLDVLLTLYPSDTKLEIQSIVDILEPIVPRYYSIASSPSAHGEEEVHLTVAEVEIETFTGIKTGFCSGFLSSLKEGDTVPFFIQKNNSFRLPSPDTDIIMIGPGTGIAPFRSFLFEREQSGGNGKNWLFFGERNFVSDFYYQTELLELMDTGVLHKLNTAFSRDTKEKVYVQDRMGENAEELLKWIQNGAVIYLCGSKDPMSKDVDRKLIEILSERTFDTGKEASDYLKELEENGRYIKDVY